Proteins from a genomic interval of Capsicum annuum cultivar UCD-10X-F1 chromosome 4, UCD10Xv1.1, whole genome shotgun sequence:
- the LOC107867492 gene encoding uncharacterized protein LOC107867492, whose protein sequence is MKGETVWKKKPVQNKEIKLGSAGVDRGFEDIGRNMAARYSERLGEDEEYIYCSDLDSDDSRDELEPEAVRGVDLPERRKSKKGLVPIILELLPDYEIRWCARHI, encoded by the exons ATGAAAGGAGAAACTGTGTGGAAAAAAAAACCTgtccaaaataaggaaataaaacttgGATCAGCAGGCGTTGATCGGGGATTTGAAGATATTGGAAGGAATATGGCTGCTAGATACAGTGAAAGATTAGGGGAAGATGAGGAGTATATATATTGTTCAGATCTTGATAGTGATGACAGTAGGGATGAATTAGAACCTGAAGCTGTCAGGGGAGTTGATTTACCAGAAAGAAGGAAAAGTAAAAAG GGTCTTGTGCCTATTATACTTGAGTTGCTACCAGATTATGAAATAAGGTGGTGTGCAAGACACATCTAG